TGATTTAAAGTTTGTTTTGCAAATGATGAAAATAGTCATTGTAATGGACATGTACTGTAATTGTAACTTTGTAAATTTGAGTTTGCtaaagaatttatttgaaaatacGTGTTTTAGCGCCCTCTACAGGCAGGAAACTCGTCCCCCATACTGCTCAGATGTCATCAAAATGTCCACCACGTGACCAAACCAAACCAGAGTATGGGGGTCTCCCTTCACAGCTGTGCCTCAGCCCTTATGTTAATTATCTGGTTAAAAAGCTAATTACAACAGTAACATCATCAACATGTTTCTTGTGCGTCATTCAAGCCAGAACTGCCACTGACCCCAAAGATAAAAGGTTTATTCATGAGACACTATTGATTATTAAATAGCAGTGGTTACAGTTGGTGGTCAGTACCTTAATATGacgctgctaaaaaaaaagaaaaaaaaggcaaatcaACACCCACTGTATATGAAATGTAAATCGAAAAGtccccacattacaaaaaagcGACTTCTGTACAGTATTGACAtttgaataaatgaaaagaatATACAACAAATCCAGTTCTTCTGTACACGTTTTAAGGTCATGGTgtggtaatgttttaaaaagggTGGGGGAAAAATGGGAAATATGACCGAGGTGTCAGTTTTGCAAAACTCTGAAAGATAGCTAGAAAAAGTCAAAGTGCAAAAATCTACAAAGTCGAGAAACACGCATGTAACTTGGATGAGGAGtgaaatgacaacacaagtctTTCAGGGTAAATAAGCTGCTTTGAGCTAGCCTGCCTTCTGTTGACTTAGACATGTCAGCCTTGCTGACGTCGGTGGAAGGATCCCTCTGCTGGGCAAACATGGAGCCGTGCATTCCACCAGCAGGAGAAAAACAAAGTGTTCTCACACCCTGAACTCGCAGAATAGTGTAAAGATGCAACCAGACCACAGAAAGCTGCTAATTGTCTTTCTGTACAGTAAACATGAGTACAACGCCTGTGTGAGTGTGGAATACAAGGTAACAACTGGAATGGCTCCTCCGTGTCCACAAATCTAGAACAGTCCATCAGGTGTTTCTTGGTCCTCATATGATCACAGTTTTCCTCTTTCACCACCCCTGTTATTATAGTGCAGCAGGTCAGAGGGTTACATGGGTCAAAAGGAGGGCGGGTCCTAAGTGCCGTTGTCTGACATGCTGGAACAGTCCTGAGAGACGTCTTTGTGGGGTTGTGGCTCATCTGCACTTGGCACTGGGAAGgaactgtctttgggccagtGGAGTCGACTCAGGCTCTGATGAAGTTCATCCAGTTCAGCTGGGAGTGGGATGCCCAGCTCCTGGTTGAGGGACAGAGCCTTGAAGCAGTCCTCCAGCTTCTGGAAGGGTGGACTGAGCAAAGAGAGGACACGGGGGTTAGAGGTGAAATGTACATTTGCACACCTTCTGTTCTTCTTAAAGAGCTCAATCCCTTTTTTCCATACGTGTTCCTGTAGGATTCTTCATTTGTAAACGTTAGATGGTTTTAGTGTCCCCCTCCGAACagaaatttaaataaaagtttttCTTTACTTTCCTCAAGCTGCCGCACATCTTCTCCACAGTttgagaagaacaagaagaactcACCGGTTGTCTGGTGTGAGGTCACAACATGCCACAGCCAGTGGAAAGAACGCTGGTGGACAGTCTTCGGGGAGGAACTTCTCCACAAACTTGCCCACATTCAGACCAAAGTCCAGAGTCCTCGGGAGGCATTCTGGGTCTGCGTAGACCTTCCCAATGATCTGGATCACAAGACAGCAAGGTCCATGAAAAGATTTCGGATTTAAGCTCAAAATGATGTGATGTTCTTACCTCACAAAGAACTATTCCATATGAGAAAATGTCCACCTTCTCATCATAGCGCTTTCCTACAACCCAACCAAACACAGGACTAAGTAACCTCCTCATGTTCACCTGACTCCAAGTCTGTTCCACAACTCACCGTTGAGCATCTCTGGTGCCATCCAGTAGGGGTTTCCAACCACGGTGTACCTTTTTTTACGGTCAATACGTCGGAACGCCCTTTTCTTCGTGGAGTTCTTTTCAGGGGCAGGTTTCACTTTCTCTTCTACAATGAGTCGGGAGAGTCCAAAGTCTGCAACCACCACggtgttgtcctgttgaaagatGACACCCAACGGGTCAGTACGCCTCATATGTCAAATAGATGTGTTCACCACTGATGCTGCTTCAACATTTACCAGTTTAACCAGGCAATTGTGAGAGTTGAGGTCTCTGTGTATGATGCTCATCGAATGAAGGTAGGTCTGAAAGAAAGGGAATATTTACATCCTGACATCATCTGCTTTTTCCTTCATAAATACCGTATCTGCTCAAGTGAGTATGGATTTGATGGTCACAAAAGCCTTTGTTATCTTCATAAGTGCATATTAAAGTGTGAAAAGTATATTTACATCATGATTACTGCATGCATATAATAGCAGCCTGTGCTAGCAAACAACTCACCATGCCAGAAGCGATGCTCTTTGCAAAGCTCACCCTTTGCTCCCACGGAAATGGATCCTGTTAAGACAAAGCAGGAGAACAGCAGAAATTatgaatacagtcatccctcagcACTTCGCGGTTCAGATTTTGCGGCTTCATACTATCATGGTTTACAAGCAGTAACTCATTCTAAGCAATACGGaacccaacgtcacttcctgtccgccactcagctcccctagagaacacatttatgtcttatttactcttattttgtttacCATGTTggctaataagagtgtaaaggtgactataggtttTTATAGGTGATTATAggctttaataatgtaaaaaaacgtatttagaaggtcataaacagattttctatgaaactatgaaaatatttcatgtataaACAAGGAAtagaggctgcacagcggtaaAGTGGCTAGCATGCAgtccacacagctaagagacccgagtttgattccaccctcggccatctctgtgtggagtttgcatgttctccccgtgcatgcgtgggttttctccgggtactccggtttcctcccacattccaaaaacatgctatgttaattggcgactccaaattgtccataggtatgaatgtgagtgtgaatggttgtttgtctatatgtgccctgtgattggctggcaaccagtccagggtatattccgcctctcgtccaaagacagctgggataggctccagcactctcgcaacccttgtaaggataagcggtagaaaatgaatgaatgactttttactgttacatttatattataacTAGTCAGCTCTTAAACATCAGCCAGCTGTGGGACAAGGAGAGACAACCTGGCAACATTTTCTTGGTCGTTCCAGCTGGCCTCCATTCAACTTCAGAACAGTGTTGCGTTTACGTCAGTCCAGTCCAAACCCAAGTGTTGGTCCTACTTAGCCATTCTCCTTCATGTGTTTGTGGAAAAGGAAGTTAGAACTCACAGTGTCTCTGATGAAGTCCTTGAGGGTTCCTCCTTCGATGAACTCTGTGATCAAATTGAGCCTTTTGTCCTTGTAGAGAACACCGATGAACTTGAGGACGTGAGGATGGTCAAGGCATCGCATTACTTTCACCTaaatattggggaaaaaaatcagatcaGTAATTTGTGACAAAATAAATCTTAAATACAAAGATCAATGTGTTGAACAAGACTGGGAAGAAAGGTATGTTGGTACGTGTTTCTGCTGGGTATACTGTAGAATAAATGACGCAGGAAGTGCAGGCCTCCTGCAACTGATTACCTCCTTGAGGAAAGTTTTCTGGGTCTCCTCATCGCAGCGAATCAGCTCCTTCATCACCATCACTTCTCCTGTTGCTTTATGAGTCACCTGTGAGCCAAACACAAGCTTGTTACATCACGGCGGCCGCATGCTGTCATCCATAAAGACAATGAGAACAAGACCAGACCTTGATGGCCTGCCCAAAGAAACCTTTTCCCAAAACCTCGCCGTGGATGAGGTCACATGGCCTGAAGATGCGATGAGAGCAGCTACTGGAAGACCTCAAAGATTCAGAGCGTCCAATGTCTCGGGTTGTAAAAAGATGCTCTTTGGGGGAATTGGGCCCAGGTGATTTACATATGCTGTTGCTGCGCCTGAAACAGACAATATGGTCACCGACATATATTACAGTGTACACATATAACAAGCTGCAACGTGTCTTGGCTAGTGCAAACCTCAAAGACCTCCTCTTCAGTGTGCCGCTATCTGCTTCAGTTCTCTCCAGGACTGCGTTTGTTGGTGAGGACAAGCGCATGCGGGAAGATGCTGGCGCTCCCAGGATGTTCCTGGGTGATCCCAGCCTGAGCCGGTCCAGACGATGCCTGACTGGGTCATATTCTATAAGCAGCTGTAGTGTCTGACTGGTACGATGGATGAGGTCGTCCACCTTCAAAACACATTTGATATTTGACCAATGGAAGAGCATTTTCTGTATTgaactgtatattgtatattgtactgtatatgcagcACCTTTGCAGCACACTCatattacactcatattacccagtatagtaggaataataacagaaaagacataaataagtgtGTTGCTGTGAATGTGTTTTGCTGCTAGGGGAGGTGAGTGGGTGGGGGACAGGAAGGGATGTCAGGGGTTCGGAGTGCGGTTTTAACTTGGTGTgggttacggccacaacagCTGAATACTACACAGCATCACATTTTCTGAATGTTAATTTACCCATTtgcatgcttgaaaatgcttaatttaataataaaaatacattttatttgattagcgcttttcaaaatactcaaagacactttacagaaaatggagttgaataagtaaacagagtaaaagatatgttaaaatacaacattcaacatgagtaaaagtggggcggggcacagcagtcaggtataaaaagttagacattaaaaacagatttaaggAGGTGGGTTTTAggaatttaagaaaaaaataaataaactgtgcTTCAATATGAAATCTTCTGGAGTAGTAACAGGCAGTATTTAACCACGAACAGCCTGACATATTTTTGAATAACTGTGATaaagtgaagccgcaaaatttgAAGTGCAATGCGGCATGGGACaactgtactgtaaatgtctGCTGAGTAAAGTGAGAGTCTTGTCATTGAGAAGAAAGCTACCTTATAACGAAAAGAATGCTATCGTTGCTCATTGCATCCTCTCCCTGCTCAAGAATGCATTCAAGAAGAAGGCACGTTAAGAATGGCAAAATTCCCACGTGCTGCTGATGCACAAAAACAACTTTGGGAACTGACGTGGCATTAATGACGGCACTAATTGGACATTAGTTCATGTCCTCAGGTAGGTTTTGCATTGTGAGATATGTAATGGGACCAATGTCCGCTCACTGGCTCCCGGTCACGGACCTTCAAGGCCATACATAACCTCTGACTGACCTCCCCACATCACCACACCAATTCGCCACATATCCTCCTCTTCCATCTACCTCACTGTGTCTTCTGCCCGGCTCAGCACCATGGGGAGCAGAGCTTACTTATCCTTTGTTTGTCTGTATCTTGTGCAGTGTCCTTGAGTTTTTTagaaatgtattcttattattaccTCTTCCTCCAGCAGCGTCCCCACAGGAAGTCCATTGATCTCCAGGATCCTGTCTCCAACGTGAATGGCATTGCGCACCTCTGGACTAATGAGCATCCCTCTGACCCTGGTGGTAACACAACACCACTACATTAGCATAACAGAGCACATGCTAATGATCATTTAAGGGCAATGCAATATGAAAAATGATGCTCGGCAAGGCAGATCAGATCAGCTAGTGAAAAGTAAAATCTATGAGCCACTCACTCTTTGACTTGGACACTTGCTGATCCGTTGACATCCCTCAGCACAGAGACAGAGAAGCCCCTCTTGCCGTTGGCCGCAGAGGGCATAGAGATGAGTGTCACTGTGTGGGGGAGGGAGTCCAGGATGGAGTCATGTGAGCGCTTTTCCAACATGGGTGTGAGGATCACCTGCTTGTAGCACTTCCCACTGCGTACAAAAGCAGAAGGTTCAGTGGTTACGTGTGTCAACAGGCCTTTAGTTTATGATGACGCTCTCAAGGGAGAGGCATTTAAGGAGAATTGGAAAATTACTAATGATGGGTATTATCAGCCTTTGAAGTGAATCTATTCACACAAAAAAGATGAGGAATTAGGCTTGGGTGAGAAGGACCTTAAATGCAGTGGCGGTCCTGGCTTGAATGACGCGCTGGGCGCCACAAAAGCTTACttaaaaataagtgaaaaaatattcaacacaacacaaatagaaagaaaatccatgtttttgcaatgcACAAATCCTTCAAGAACTCCCCACCTCAACAAACTTCAACTTATCACATTTTCGAACTGTAtatgtaagatatttttttacacccttattttgtttacagaGACGGCGCTCATGTTGGAGATGTCCCAAGTTTAACAAAAAGTCTGTACTTTTTGACAAATTCTAGTATGTTCTTCCTATTCGTGGTTTGCATCTTCTGGTGTAGTCAACTGCTGAAGTTTTCCTTCGTCTAACTGTTGGATGTCTGATTTCCTTCTTGTTCAGGATATTCCAAATAGTTGTACATTAATTGTAGACTAATATTTGTGCAAAGCTTCGGAATGATTGTCCATCTTCTCTCAAATTCACAGTTGCTTGTTTTTCACCCATAgacagctctctggttttcatgtcgttttcacctctaaatacaCAGGCCAAACCAAACCTATCCTCGACATTTAGTGGTATCAAAACACCACCTGTCAGTCACATGTTCTATTACTTTTGCTCACATGCAAAATGAGGTGGGGTCAAACAAAAGGTGCTATCATTTAAGTTTTGTATCTGATCCAAATGTAAttacctggaaataaaagctgaatTGTTACTCTCAGGCATTTATCATTTGATGTCAAATCCAAAAGTAAAGGAATTGACCTTACTGTTCCGATACTTCTGGAGACTGGACTGCTCTATTCGGACTTTTTAAGCTTGTCCGTTATGTGTTCTGAATGTGTGTGGTCATCACCTGTCTACTGAAGCAGCACCAAAACTTGATAACATCTGGGCAGGACATAAAAGAACAAGAGCAGAGGGCTGGCTATTCAACTTGTCAATCTTCCCCGAATAGTTCCTGGGAAGAATCGCCTATTGTGTGCTCTCACACCAACATTTTAGCTGCCTTGCAAGTGCCTTAGAAAAAcaatccatttttttcttttaaataatctCTGATTGGGCTGATAATAGGGCTCTCCTTTAGAAAACACAGCAGTGGTCTCATATTTGAGTTTCCATTTTCCATACATTTCCAGAAATCTA
This DNA window, taken from Doryrhamphus excisus isolate RoL2022-K1 chromosome 4, RoL_Dexc_1.0, whole genome shotgun sequence, encodes the following:
- the limk2 gene encoding LIM domain kinase 2 isoform X2 encodes the protein MEDTEGTDEHYCAGCGARVQEPFHMKVLQDTWHSACFQCSVCCDHLTNWYYEKDGKLYCRKHYWEKFGELCHGCSLLMTGPAMVAGEHKYHPECFVCLSCKVVIEDRDTYALVERSKLYCGKCYKQVILTPMLEKRSHDSILDSLPHTVTLISMPSAANGKRGFSVSVLRDVNGSASVQVKEVRGMLISPEVRNAIHVGDRILEINGLPVGTLLEEEVDDLIHRTSQTLQLLIEYDPVRHRLDRLRLGSPRNILGAPASSRMRLSSPTNAVLERTEADSGTLKRRSLRRSNSICKSPGPNSPKEHLFTTRDIGRSESLRSSSSCSHRIFRPCDLIHGEVLGKGFFGQAIKVTHKATGEVMVMKELIRCDEETQKTFLKEVKVMRCLDHPHVLKFIGVLYKDKRLNLITEFIEGGTLKDFIRDTDPFPWEQRVSFAKSIASGMTYLHSMSIIHRDLNSHNCLVKLDNTVVVADFGLSRLIVEEKVKPAPEKNSTKKRAFRRIDRKKRYTVVGNPYWMAPEMLNGKRYDEKVDIFSYGIVLCEIIGKVYADPECLPRTLDFGLNVGKFVEKFLPEDCPPAFFPLAVACCDLTPDNRPPFQKLEDCFKALSLNQELGIPLPAELDELHQSLSRLHWPKDSSFPVPSADEPQPHKDVSQDCSSMSDNGT
- the limk2 gene encoding LIM domain kinase 2 isoform X3, with product MEDTEDEHYCAGCGARVQEPFHMKVLQDTWHSACFQCSVCCDHLTNWYYEKDGKLYCRKHYWEKFGELCHGCSLLMTGPAMVAGEHKYHPECFVCLSCKVVIEDRDTYALVERSKLYCGKCYKQVILTPMLEKRSHDSILDSLPHTVTLISMPSAANGKRGFSVSVLRDVNGSASVQVKEVRGMLISPEVRNAIHVGDRILEINGLPVGTLLEEEVDDLIHRTSQTLQLLIEYDPVRHRLDRLRLGSPRNILGAPASSRMRLSSPTNAVLERTEADSGTLKRRSLRRSNSICKSPGPNSPKEHLFTTRDIGRSESLRSSSSCSHRIFRPCDLIHGEVLGKGFFGQAIKVTHKATGEVMVMKELIRCDEETQKTFLKEVKVMRCLDHPHVLKFIGVLYKDKRLNLITEFIEGGTLKDFIRDTDPFPWEQRVSFAKSIASGMTYLHSMSIIHRDLNSHNCLVKLDNTVVVADFGLSRLIVEEKVKPAPEKNSTKKRAFRRIDRKKRYTVVGNPYWMAPEMLNGKRYDEKVDIFSYGIVLCEIIGKVYADPECLPRTLDFGLNVGKFVEKFLPEDCPPAFFPLAVACCDLTPDNRPPFQKLEDCFKALSLNQELGIPLPAELDELHQSLSRLHWPKDSSFPVPSADEPQPHKDVSQDCSSMSDNGT
- the limk2 gene encoding LIM domain kinase 2 isoform X1, which translates into the protein MTSPILPAASTDEHYCAGCGARVQEPFHMKVLQDTWHSACFQCSVCCDHLTNWYYEKDGKLYCRKHYWEKFGELCHGCSLLMTGPAMVAGEHKYHPECFVCLSCKVVIEDRDTYALVERSKLYCGKCYKQVILTPMLEKRSHDSILDSLPHTVTLISMPSAANGKRGFSVSVLRDVNGSASVQVKEVRGMLISPEVRNAIHVGDRILEINGLPVGTLLEEEVDDLIHRTSQTLQLLIEYDPVRHRLDRLRLGSPRNILGAPASSRMRLSSPTNAVLERTEADSGTLKRRSLRRSNSICKSPGPNSPKEHLFTTRDIGRSESLRSSSSCSHRIFRPCDLIHGEVLGKGFFGQAIKVTHKATGEVMVMKELIRCDEETQKTFLKEVKVMRCLDHPHVLKFIGVLYKDKRLNLITEFIEGGTLKDFIRDTDPFPWEQRVSFAKSIASGMTYLHSMSIIHRDLNSHNCLVKLDNTVVVADFGLSRLIVEEKVKPAPEKNSTKKRAFRRIDRKKRYTVVGNPYWMAPEMLNGKRYDEKVDIFSYGIVLCEIIGKVYADPECLPRTLDFGLNVGKFVEKFLPEDCPPAFFPLAVACCDLTPDNRPPFQKLEDCFKALSLNQELGIPLPAELDELHQSLSRLHWPKDSSFPVPSADEPQPHKDVSQDCSSMSDNGT